A window of the Tunturibacter empetritectus genome harbors these coding sequences:
- the truB gene encoding tRNA pseudouridine(55) synthase TruB → MNGLLVLDKPSGVTSHDVVAIVRRATGEKSIGHLGTLDPMATGVLPLLLGKYTRLAQFFGQADKHYTGHIRFGFATDSFDADGMPAAEPLPLRQTLEELQALSQRFHGELDQVPPIFSAKKINGVAAHKLARAGVEVAVKPARITIHNFELTSLVGDTASFVMSVSAGGYVRSVAHELGQLANCGAHLSSLRRTRAGAFSLEHAITIDQLKTASAAELEALLPHPRTLLPEMPSVTVDDQLAGRLRNGMQVNLPDFSQAALIKVFTTPTDLLAVARRIAGTLMQPIVVLG, encoded by the coding sequence ATGAATGGTCTCCTTGTACTCGATAAACCGTCCGGCGTTACCTCGCATGACGTGGTGGCCATCGTACGCCGAGCTACCGGCGAAAAGTCTATCGGCCACCTGGGCACGCTGGATCCCATGGCCACTGGCGTCCTGCCGTTGCTTCTCGGCAAGTACACGCGTCTGGCGCAGTTCTTCGGGCAGGCCGACAAGCACTACACGGGCCACATCCGCTTCGGCTTCGCAACCGACAGCTTCGATGCAGACGGAATGCCGGCGGCTGAGCCACTCCCACTGCGTCAGACGCTCGAGGAACTACAAGCACTGAGTCAAAGATTTCACGGAGAGTTAGATCAGGTTCCCCCCATCTTTTCCGCGAAGAAGATCAACGGCGTCGCCGCCCACAAGCTGGCCAGAGCCGGTGTGGAGGTCGCGGTCAAGCCGGCCCGCATTACGATTCACAACTTTGAACTCACCTCTCTAGTAGGCGACACCGCATCGTTTGTCATGTCTGTCTCCGCCGGCGGGTACGTCCGTTCCGTAGCCCACGAGCTTGGCCAGTTGGCGAACTGTGGAGCGCATCTCTCCAGCCTGCGCAGAACGCGTGCCGGAGCATTCTCTCTCGAACATGCAATCACCATCGACCAACTCAAAACAGCCTCGGCCGCCGAACTTGAGGCGCTCCTGCCGCACCCGCGAACGCTGCTCCCCGAGATGCCCTCGGTCACAGTGGACGATCAACTCGCCGGCCGCCTGCGAAACGGAATGCAGGTCAATCTGCCTGATTTTTCGCAGGCCGCACTAATCAAGGTATTCACCACTCCCACAGACTTGCTCGCAGTCGCCCGCCGTATCGCCGGCACGCTCATGCAACCCATCGTCGTCCTTGGCTAG
- the folE gene encoding GTP cyclohydrolase I FolE, with product MARTLATIEPPLLDTVSTQDLYRELLLRIGEDPTRDGLLRTPERMEKSMEFLTRGYTMNVMEVLHEALFDVDYDEMVIVKDIEFFSQCEHHLLPFFGKAHIAYVPNGKVIGLSKIPRLVDVFARRLQVQERLTRQIGEAITDAIHPQGVAVILEAQHLCMMMRGVEKQHSSTVTSAMLGVFKTQLQTRNEFLSLVRRQGSGL from the coding sequence CATTGCTCGACACCGTTTCAACCCAGGATCTCTATCGCGAACTGCTCCTCCGCATCGGAGAAGATCCCACGCGGGATGGCCTGCTGCGCACTCCCGAACGCATGGAAAAGTCCATGGAGTTTCTCACACGTGGCTACACCATGAACGTCATGGAAGTTCTCCACGAGGCCCTCTTCGATGTCGACTATGACGAGATGGTCATCGTAAAAGACATCGAGTTCTTCTCGCAGTGTGAGCATCACCTTCTCCCCTTCTTCGGCAAGGCGCACATCGCGTACGTCCCCAATGGGAAGGTCATCGGGCTTAGCAAGATTCCGCGCCTGGTCGATGTCTTCGCCCGAAGGCTGCAGGTTCAGGAGCGGCTGACCCGTCAGATAGGCGAAGCCATCACCGATGCAATCCACCCGCAGGGCGTAGCCGTAATTCTCGAGGCGCAACATCTCTGCATGATGATGCGTGGAGTCGAAAAGCAACACTCCTCCACCGTCACCTCAGCTATGCTCGGCGTCTTCAAAACGCAGCTTCAGACGCGAAACGAGTTCCTTTCTCTCGTTCGGCGGCAGGGAAGTGGTCTCTAA